A genomic region of Deltaproteobacteria bacterium contains the following coding sequences:
- a CDS encoding 6-phosphofructokinase, which produces MRVGILTGGGDCPGLNAVIRAVVKRGTQLGHTFVGIKDGWRGLISANYVDLDTAAVAGLLARGGTILGTSRTNPFKKDGDVEKVLANLKKDKIDALVCIGGDDTLGVASKLFDMGIKTVGVPKTIDNDLSCTDFTFGFDTAISIVCEAMDRLRTTTEAHHRVMVVEVMGRHAGWIAVYGGLAGGADLILIPEEPFGMDEVCRVVQGRKQGGFNYSIIMVAEGAMPKQTEGFVTKDSTVDAFGHVKLGGIGEMLAKEIEKRTSLETRHVVLGHLQRGGSPTAHDRILATRYGVKAIELVHEGKFGRMAALNGNKVVDASLKDSTGKTKTVDKETYEVAKVFFG; this is translated from the coding sequence ATGAGGGTAGGAATCCTTACCGGAGGCGGCGATTGTCCGGGGCTAAACGCCGTTATCAGGGCGGTTGTAAAGCGCGGAACGCAGCTTGGGCATACGTTTGTCGGAATAAAGGACGGATGGAGAGGGCTTATAAGCGCCAATTACGTTGACCTCGATACCGCGGCGGTTGCGGGGCTGCTTGCGCGCGGAGGCACTATACTCGGCACGTCGAGGACGAACCCGTTTAAAAAGGACGGCGACGTCGAGAAGGTGCTTGCAAACCTGAAGAAGGACAAGATAGATGCCCTTGTGTGCATAGGCGGCGACGATACGCTTGGCGTTGCTTCAAAGCTCTTTGATATGGGCATAAAGACAGTAGGAGTTCCAAAGACAATCGATAACGACCTCTCGTGCACGGACTTTACTTTTGGCTTCGATACCGCCATAAGCATCGTGTGCGAGGCAATGGATAGGCTAAGGACTACTACCGAGGCCCATCATCGCGTCATGGTGGTCGAGGTCATGGGGCGCCATGCCGGATGGATAGCGGTGTACGGAGGGCTTGCCGGAGGTGCCGACCTGATACTTATCCCCGAGGAGCCCTTTGGCATGGACGAGGTCTGCAGGGTCGTGCAGGGAAGAAAGCAGGGCGGCTTTAACTACAGTATTATTATGGTTGCCGAGGGCGCGATGCCGAAACAGACCGAAGGGTTCGTCACAAAAGACTCGACAGTCGACGCCTTCGGGCACGTGAAGCTTGGCGGCATAGGCGAGATGCTCGCAAAGGAAATAGAGAAGCGGACCTCTCTTGAGACCCGCCACGTGGTGCTAGGGCACCTTCAAAGGGGCGGAAGCCCGACCGCTCACGACAGGATACTCGCAACGCGCTACGGCGTAAAGGCCATAGAGCTCGTGCACGAGGGAAAGTTTGGCCGTATGGCCGCGCTAAACGGCAACAAGGTGGTGGACGCATCCCTTAAGGACTCAACCGGCAAGACAAAGACCGTTGACAAAGAGACATATGAAGTAGCCAAGGTGTTCTTTGGCTGA
- a CDS encoding DASS family sodium-coupled anion symporter, protein MSHDAEDIKEVLSSREEAFERKRKKAGLVLGPLVFLILYFTPFPALNDSGHKLLAILGFVVIFWITEAVPIPVTALLGVALSAVLGAATVKDALAGFSDHIIFLFIGSFIIAEAISMHGLDKRFSLAILSIRFFGQTPRGILLAFGIITAVVSMWISNTAAAAMMLPVGIGILSVIKAASGSEADAAFNRYAAVLMLMIAYGASVGGIATPVGTPPNLIGIAMIEKLTGVRINFYEWMRFALPPTVVMFGVLYLILSSFGASSMKLSGVREYVSAERGKLGNWSVAERNTALCFGVAVLLWVLPSLAMGILGKAHPVSIMLDARLKEGVSAIIAAALLFVLPVSFKELKFTMTWQRAAKIDWGTIILFGSGISLGTMMFSSGLAEAFGKWLASFTFAGGLWGLTAAATLMGIILSETTSNTASANMTIPIVIAMALAMGVHPLPPALGACLGSSFGFMLPVSTPPNAIVYGSGMVPIFTMVKRGILFDIAGFVIIVLGLRIICPLLGWA, encoded by the coding sequence TTGTCTCACGACGCCGAAGATATAAAAGAGGTCTTGAGCTCCAGGGAAGAGGCCTTTGAGAGAAAGCGAAAAAAGGCAGGGCTCGTTCTCGGGCCTCTTGTTTTTCTTATCCTGTATTTTACTCCATTCCCCGCGCTTAACGATTCCGGCCATAAGCTCCTGGCAATACTTGGCTTCGTAGTGATTTTCTGGATAACCGAGGCCGTGCCCATACCGGTTACTGCGCTCCTTGGTGTTGCGCTCTCGGCAGTGCTTGGCGCGGCGACGGTGAAGGATGCCCTTGCCGGGTTCTCGGACCATATAATATTTCTTTTTATCGGCAGCTTTATTATTGCCGAGGCCATAAGCATGCACGGCCTGGATAAGCGTTTTTCGCTGGCAATACTTTCCATACGGTTTTTCGGGCAAACGCCGCGAGGCATACTGCTTGCCTTTGGCATCATAACAGCGGTAGTTTCCATGTGGATAAGCAATACCGCAGCAGCCGCAATGATGCTCCCTGTAGGCATCGGGATACTTTCCGTTATCAAGGCCGCATCCGGCAGTGAGGCGGATGCGGCCTTTAACCGCTATGCTGCAGTGCTGATGCTGATGATAGCCTACGGCGCATCGGTTGGAGGAATCGCAACGCCGGTTGGCACGCCGCCAAATCTTATAGGCATTGCAATGATAGAGAAGCTTACGGGAGTGAGGATAAACTTCTACGAATGGATGCGTTTTGCCCTGCCGCCTACCGTTGTAATGTTTGGCGTGCTGTACTTGATACTGTCATCCTTTGGCGCATCTTCGATGAAGCTTTCCGGGGTGCGCGAGTACGTTAGCGCCGAGAGGGGAAAGCTTGGCAATTGGTCGGTTGCGGAGCGAAACACCGCGCTCTGCTTTGGCGTTGCGGTACTCTTGTGGGTGCTCCCGAGCCTTGCTATGGGGATACTCGGCAAGGCGCATCCGGTTAGCATCATGCTCGATGCAAGGCTGAAGGAAGGCGTTAGTGCGATAATCGCCGCCGCGCTTCTTTTCGTGCTGCCTGTGTCCTTTAAAGAGCTGAAGTTTACCATGACTTGGCAGAGGGCTGCAAAGATAGACTGGGGTACCATCATCCTTTTTGGCTCCGGCATAAGCCTTGGAACGATGATGTTCTCAAGCGGCCTTGCCGAGGCATTCGGAAAATGGCTCGCCTCCTTTACTTTTGCAGGCGGGCTCTGGGGACTGACGGCAGCGGCAACGCTCATGGGAATAATACTTAGCGAAACAACGTCGAACACAGCTTCCGCCAACATGACAATCCCAATCGTCATAGCAATGGCCCTTGCCATGGGCGTTCATCCGCTTCCCCCTGCCCTTGGCGCGTGTCTGGGCTCAAGCTTCGGCTTCATGCTCCCGGTATCGACGCCGCCAAACGCCATAGTATACGGTTCCGGCATGGTGCCGATATTCACGATGGTAAAGCGCGGCATACTTTTCGATATCGCCGGGTTTGTTATCATCGTGCTTGGCTTAAGGATAATATGCCCGTTACTCGGATGGGCGTAA
- a CDS encoding ferritin family protein, with amino-acid sequence MFENLEEKEAVERAALIEKNGYKFYSLLISKISDARVKEALRDLAHDEQKHLKTLESVYFPEAGLGDEITEEELEIEEYVKKLGVPDLFTRRIDLEKLVAAVDEPKKALLIALDTEIHAAEYFEKMAAAAKTKGGKAMYKELAEEERGHVSRIEELLAMF; translated from the coding sequence ATGTTCGAGAACCTGGAAGAAAAAGAAGCGGTCGAAAGGGCCGCGCTCATAGAAAAGAACGGCTACAAGTTCTACTCGCTTCTCATCAGCAAGATTAGCGATGCGCGCGTAAAAGAGGCGTTAAGAGACCTTGCGCACGACGAGCAAAAACATCTAAAAACTCTCGAGAGCGTCTACTTCCCCGAAGCAGGGCTCGGAGACGAGATAACAGAAGAAGAACTCGAGATAGAAGAATACGTGAAGAAGCTCGGCGTCCCCGACCTTTTTACGAGACGCATAGACTTGGAAAAGCTCGTTGCAGCGGTAGACGAACCAAAGAAGGCGCTCCTTATAGCTCTTGATACGGAGATACACGCTGCCGAGTATTTCGAAAAAATGGCAGCCGCGGCCAAGACAAAAGGCGGCAAGGCCATGTACAAGGAGCTTGCCGAGGAAGAACGCGGACACGTAAGCAGGATAGAAGAACTTCTCGCCATGTTCTAA